A stretch of Desulfurivibrio alkaliphilus AHT 2 DNA encodes these proteins:
- a CDS encoding HAD family hydrolase, translating to MSRITPQIDWQAIGTVLLDLDGTLLDRHFDDYFWHCYVPENYALIHNLDIDEARRRLVAKFDQLQGTLAWADLDHWSQELGMDIPALKRRVDALIAVHPHVVEFLLFCRRLKKQIYLVTNAHHKTLAIKLGKTSLAGYWDQVVCAEEIGLAKEETDFWPRLERSLNYDKERTMLVDDTERVLDAANTHGLGQLIHVARASSRAPRIYSRKYPSIIYFSELIPSHRQAQN from the coding sequence ATGAGCAGAATAACCCCGCAAATAGACTGGCAAGCCATTGGCACCGTGCTGCTGGATCTGGACGGCACCCTGCTGGATCGCCATTTTGATGATTACTTCTGGCACTGTTATGTGCCGGAAAACTACGCCTTGATCCATAACCTGGACATAGACGAGGCCCGGCGCCGGCTGGTGGCCAAATTTGACCAATTGCAGGGCACCTTGGCCTGGGCGGACCTTGACCACTGGTCTCAGGAACTGGGGATGGATATCCCGGCGCTGAAACGCCGGGTGGACGCGCTGATCGCGGTTCACCCTCATGTTGTCGAGTTTTTGCTGTTTTGTCGGAGGCTAAAAAAGCAGATTTACCTGGTCACCAATGCCCACCACAAAACCCTGGCCATTAAGCTGGGGAAAACCTCTCTGGCTGGCTACTGGGATCAGGTGGTCTGCGCCGAAGAAATAGGACTGGCCAAAGAAGAAACCGATTTCTGGCCCCGGCTTGAGCGCTCGCTTAATTACGACAAAGAGCGCACCATGCTGGTCGACGACACCGAACGGGTCCTGGATGCGGCCAACACCCATGGCCTGGGCCAGCTTATTCATGTCGCCAGGGCCAGCAGTCGGGCCCCCCGGATCTATTCCCGCAAGTACCCCTCCATTATCTACTTCAGTGAACTGATACCCTCCCATCGCCAGGCACAAAATTAG